One genomic window of Anaeromyxobacter diazotrophicus includes the following:
- a CDS encoding HAMP domain-containing methyl-accepting chemotaxis protein — protein MLARLRVGTKILLGYAVAVAITALVGVSAYVGTHRVSAQLEDVVKNDAPAVVALGNVAEGEGLVARYLNVLYMTELGLDDPIRLAAREGYAEGLKHIDDAIAAFERTTQGPTVTRAWREAKPLVVGWEQSVGQARSAISQWEEARRAGRPDLQEVQARAWSAYTAQLAALTPAQKTIDALQDVMESDLAEARKEADVTSSAAITVIVVTVLVGSLGVFALGLLIARGIRATLRRLVHEAAQVTGAVERGDLKVRADPAAVHPEFRPVVQGMNATVDAFARPLGLTVERIERISKGDLPEPIAERFQGDFEIIKDSLNRCIAAVAAVVQDGKALAAAALEGNLSARADADRHQGDFRKIVEGFNGTLDAVMKPVDEATEVLEHLAQRDLRARVSGQYRGDHAKISEALNATAEALHDALAQVAQAVGQVSSASAQIASSSQAVASGASEQASSLEETSSSLESMSAMTKQAADNAQQASALTTAARGAATEGAAAMEQMTAAMGKIKASAEGTSQIIKDINEIAFQTNLLALNAAVEAARAGEAGRGFAVVAEEVRSLALRSKEAANKTEALIRQSVKEAGEGEVTAGHVNERLSEIVGSVSKMTDLVAEISASAKEQAAGIAQVSRAMEQMNTVTQQNAASSEESSSAASELSGQAEELAAMVGVFQLESKDGAALGTRAAALRGPGVRASAAPARWSSPRATA, from the coding sequence ATGCTCGCTCGCCTTCGGGTCGGAACGAAGATCCTGCTCGGCTACGCCGTGGCCGTCGCCATCACCGCGCTCGTCGGCGTCTCCGCCTACGTGGGGACGCACCGGGTCTCGGCTCAGCTGGAGGACGTGGTGAAGAACGACGCTCCGGCGGTGGTGGCGCTGGGGAACGTGGCCGAGGGCGAGGGGCTCGTCGCCAGGTACCTGAACGTCCTCTACATGACGGAGCTCGGGCTCGACGATCCCATCCGCCTGGCGGCTCGCGAGGGCTACGCCGAGGGGCTGAAGCACATCGACGACGCCATCGCCGCCTTCGAGCGGACCACCCAGGGCCCGACGGTCACGCGCGCCTGGCGCGAGGCGAAGCCGCTCGTGGTCGGCTGGGAGCAGTCGGTGGGCCAGGCGCGCTCCGCCATCTCGCAGTGGGAGGAGGCTCGCCGCGCGGGCCGCCCCGACCTGCAGGAGGTCCAGGCGCGCGCCTGGAGCGCCTACACCGCCCAGCTCGCGGCGCTCACCCCGGCGCAGAAGACCATCGACGCGCTGCAGGACGTGATGGAGTCGGACCTCGCGGAGGCGCGCAAGGAGGCCGACGTCACCTCGAGCGCCGCCATCACCGTCATCGTGGTCACGGTGCTGGTGGGCAGCCTGGGCGTCTTCGCCCTCGGGCTCCTCATCGCGCGCGGCATCCGCGCGACCCTGCGCCGGCTCGTGCACGAGGCGGCCCAGGTCACCGGCGCGGTGGAGCGAGGTGACCTGAAGGTCCGGGCCGATCCGGCCGCCGTGCACCCGGAGTTCAGGCCGGTCGTGCAGGGGATGAACGCCACGGTGGACGCCTTCGCGCGCCCCCTGGGGCTCACGGTGGAGCGCATCGAGCGCATCTCGAAGGGCGATCTCCCGGAGCCCATCGCCGAGCGCTTCCAGGGGGACTTCGAGATCATCAAGGACTCGCTCAACCGCTGCATCGCGGCGGTGGCGGCGGTGGTCCAGGACGGCAAGGCGCTCGCGGCCGCGGCGCTCGAGGGGAACCTCTCGGCGCGCGCCGACGCGGACCGGCACCAGGGCGACTTCCGCAAGATCGTGGAGGGCTTCAACGGCACCCTCGACGCGGTGATGAAGCCGGTGGACGAGGCGACGGAGGTCCTCGAGCACCTCGCCCAGCGCGACCTGCGGGCGCGCGTGAGCGGCCAGTACCGGGGCGACCACGCCAAGATCTCCGAGGCGCTCAACGCGACGGCGGAGGCGCTGCACGACGCCCTGGCGCAGGTCGCGCAGGCGGTCGGGCAGGTCTCGTCGGCGTCGGCGCAGATCGCCTCCTCGAGCCAGGCCGTGGCGAGCGGCGCCTCCGAGCAGGCCAGCTCGCTGGAGGAGACGAGCTCCAGCCTGGAGTCGATGTCCGCGATGACGAAGCAGGCGGCCGACAACGCCCAGCAGGCGTCGGCGCTCACCACGGCGGCGAGGGGCGCCGCCACCGAGGGCGCCGCGGCGATGGAGCAGATGACCGCCGCCATGGGCAAGATCAAGGCGTCGGCCGAAGGCACCTCGCAGATCATCAAGGACATCAACGAGATCGCCTTCCAGACGAACCTCCTCGCGCTCAACGCGGCGGTGGAGGCGGCGCGCGCGGGCGAGGCGGGCCGGGGCTTCGCGGTGGTGGCGGAGGAGGTGCGGTCGCTGGCGCTCCGCTCGAAGGAGGCCGCCAACAAGACCGAGGCCCTCATCCGGCAGTCGGTGAAGGAGGCCGGGGAGGGCGAGGTCACGGCGGGCCACGTGAACGAGCGGCTCTCCGAGATCGTCGGGTCGGTCTCCAAGATGACCGACCTCGTGGCCGAGATCTCGGCGTCCGCGAAGGAGCAGGCGGCCGGCATCGCCCAGGTCAGCCGGGCGATGGAGCAGATGAACACCGTCACCCAGCAGAACGCCGCCAGCTCCGAGGAGTCCTCGTCGGCCGCGTCCGAGCTGTCCGGCCAGGCTGAGGAGCTCGCGGCCATGGTCGGGGTCTTCCAGCTCGAGTCGAAGGACGGCGCCGCCCTCGGGACGAGGGCGGCGGCGCTGCGCGGGCCCGGTGTGCGCGCGTCCGCCGCGCCGGCTCGCTGGAGCTCTCCCCGCGCCACGGCGTGA
- a CDS encoding carbohydrate porin: MDPRTRPLLLALSLCSLALAAGAPAARAEERAEERAAAPAPEAGGAPPPADAPPASEIALARSFTPFTPRPAPPPGEAAAPAEPPAWWSVGFQSTYVLQRKAGFQAPYTGPNSLTTAPETGYTLSATAFLGVRPWSGLELFFDPETIQSQDISHLSGLGGLSNGENQKSGGPIPTLYRARVFLRQTVDLGGEAATLEAGPNQFGGATRSRRLVVTAGNFSWGDVFDGNAFSHDPRTQFLNWALMSYGATDYPADVRGYTWGITVEYYQENWAFRAGRFAEPIESNGLALDAHVLDHYSDTVEIEHGHTVLGQPGKVRVLGIRNFTRMGSFRDALRYAAANGGAPDVASVRRDQAKYGLGVSFEQNVLPGVGLFGRLSFNDGRTETYSYAEIERAVAAGASVDGRYWRRPGDTLGFAWALDALSDDHRAYLGVGGLGFLIGDGRLDRYRPEQILEAYYSVNAFKGFWLTFDAQHIANPAYNADRGPVNVAGVRLHVEYP, translated from the coding sequence ATGGACCCCCGCACCCGACCCCTGCTGCTCGCGCTGTCGCTGTGCTCCCTCGCGCTCGCCGCCGGCGCGCCCGCCGCGCGCGCCGAGGAGCGCGCCGAGGAGCGCGCCGCCGCGCCCGCCCCCGAGGCGGGAGGCGCGCCGCCGCCGGCGGACGCGCCCCCGGCGTCCGAGATCGCGCTGGCGCGCTCGTTCACCCCGTTCACCCCGCGACCGGCGCCGCCGCCCGGCGAGGCCGCCGCGCCCGCCGAGCCGCCGGCGTGGTGGAGCGTCGGCTTCCAGAGCACGTACGTCCTGCAGCGCAAGGCGGGGTTCCAGGCCCCCTACACCGGCCCGAACAGCCTCACGACCGCGCCGGAGACCGGCTACACGCTCAGCGCGACGGCGTTCCTCGGGGTGCGGCCGTGGTCGGGCCTGGAGCTGTTCTTCGACCCGGAGACGATCCAGTCCCAGGACATCTCCCACCTCTCCGGGCTGGGCGGGCTCTCGAACGGCGAGAACCAGAAGAGCGGCGGTCCGATCCCGACCCTGTACCGGGCGCGCGTGTTCCTGCGGCAGACCGTCGACCTCGGGGGGGAGGCCGCCACGCTCGAAGCGGGCCCGAACCAGTTCGGGGGCGCGACCCGCAGCCGGCGGCTGGTCGTGACGGCCGGGAACTTCTCCTGGGGGGACGTCTTCGACGGGAACGCCTTCTCGCACGACCCCCGCACGCAGTTCCTCAACTGGGCGCTCATGAGCTACGGCGCGACGGATTACCCGGCCGACGTGCGCGGCTACACCTGGGGGATCACGGTCGAGTACTACCAGGAGAACTGGGCGTTCCGCGCCGGGCGCTTCGCCGAGCCCATCGAGTCGAACGGGCTGGCGCTGGACGCGCACGTCCTCGACCACTACAGCGACACCGTCGAGATCGAGCACGGCCACACCGTCCTCGGCCAGCCCGGCAAGGTGCGGGTGCTGGGTATCCGCAACTTCACGCGGATGGGGAGCTTCCGCGACGCCCTCCGGTACGCGGCGGCGAACGGCGGCGCCCCGGACGTCGCCAGCGTCCGGCGCGATCAGGCCAAGTACGGCCTCGGCGTGAGCTTCGAGCAGAACGTCCTCCCGGGCGTCGGGCTCTTCGGCCGGCTGAGCTTCAACGACGGGCGGACCGAGACGTACAGCTACGCCGAGATCGAGCGCGCGGTGGCGGCCGGCGCGAGCGTCGACGGCCGGTACTGGCGCCGGCCCGGCGACACGCTCGGGTTCGCGTGGGCGCTCGACGCGCTCTCCGACGACCACCGCGCCTACCTCGGGGTGGGCGGCCTCGGCTTCCTCATCGGCGACGGGCGGCTCGACCGTTACCGCCCCGAGCAGATCCTCGAGGCCTACTACAGCGTGAACGCGTTCAAGGGGTTCTGGCTCACCTTCGACGCGCAGCACATCGCGAACCCCGCCTACAACGCGGACCGCGGCCCGGTGAACGTCGCCGGCGTGCGCCTGCACGTCGAGTACCCCTAG
- a CDS encoding mercuric reductase, translated as MEWDAIVIGSGQAGVPLATKLAAAGKRVALVERGEPGGTCTNTGCTPTKTMIASARAAQVARTAGRLGVHAAEVRVDLAAVVERKEGVVRQWREAVLGKLQGTERLTFLRGHARFTGERTLDVGGERHRAATVVLDVGARPAVPPIPGLDAVPWLDNRRVMELRSLPPHLLALGGGYVGCELAQMFRRFGSEVTVVDPGEHLLNREDPDISRALEEVFRGEGLHLALGAKVERVASAGGGVALRLAGGEEVRGTHLLVATGRRPNTDDLGCDAGGIRLDARGFVEIDDQYRTSAPGVYAVGDVTGEPQFTHVAWDDHRLLFGLLTGRSQRGRGGRAYPYCAFTDPQVAGVGLNERRAREQGIPHEVATMPFERIARAVEVDERAGLLKVLVDPATERVLGAGIVGAEAGELIHVFVALLQAKASVRAIVDAEFVHPTFAEGLQTLVMSLERFAS; from the coding sequence ATGGAGTGGGACGCGATCGTCATCGGCAGCGGGCAGGCCGGGGTGCCGCTCGCGACCAAGCTCGCCGCGGCGGGGAAGCGCGTCGCGCTTGTCGAGCGGGGCGAGCCGGGCGGGACCTGCACCAACACCGGCTGCACGCCGACGAAGACCATGATCGCGAGCGCGCGGGCGGCGCAGGTGGCCCGGACGGCCGGACGCCTCGGGGTCCACGCGGCGGAGGTCCGGGTGGATCTCGCCGCGGTGGTGGAGCGCAAGGAGGGGGTCGTCCGCCAGTGGCGGGAGGCCGTGCTCGGCAAGCTCCAGGGGACCGAGCGGCTGACCTTCCTCCGCGGGCACGCCAGGTTCACCGGCGAGCGCACGCTCGACGTGGGCGGGGAGCGGCACCGGGCCGCGACGGTGGTCCTCGACGTGGGGGCGCGGCCCGCGGTGCCTCCCATCCCCGGGCTCGACGCCGTCCCCTGGCTCGACAACCGGAGGGTGATGGAGCTGCGCAGCCTGCCGCCCCACCTCCTGGCGCTCGGAGGCGGCTACGTCGGGTGCGAGCTCGCGCAGATGTTCCGGCGCTTCGGGTCCGAGGTGACCGTGGTCGACCCGGGCGAGCACCTCCTCAACCGGGAGGACCCGGACATCTCGCGCGCGCTCGAGGAGGTGTTCCGGGGCGAGGGGCTCCACCTCGCCCTCGGGGCCAAGGTCGAGCGGGTCGCTTCCGCCGGCGGCGGCGTGGCGCTGCGGCTCGCCGGCGGCGAGGAGGTCCGCGGGACGCACCTGCTGGTCGCGACGGGGCGCAGGCCGAACACGGACGACCTCGGGTGCGACGCCGGGGGCATCCGGCTCGACGCGCGCGGCTTCGTCGAGATCGACGACCAGTACCGGACGAGCGCGCCGGGGGTGTACGCGGTCGGCGACGTCACCGGCGAGCCGCAGTTCACGCACGTCGCCTGGGACGACCACCGCCTCCTCTTCGGCCTCCTCACCGGCCGGTCGCAGCGGGGCCGGGGCGGCCGCGCCTATCCGTACTGCGCGTTCACCGACCCGCAGGTGGCCGGCGTGGGGCTGAACGAGCGGCGGGCGCGGGAGCAGGGCATCCCCCACGAGGTCGCGACGATGCCGTTCGAGCGCATCGCCCGGGCGGTCGAGGTGGACGAGCGGGCGGGCCTCCTGAAGGTGCTCGTCGACCCCGCGACGGAGCGGGTGCTGGGGGCCGGGATCGTCGGCGCCGAGGCGGGGGAGCTCATCCACGTCTTCGTGGCGCTCCTCCAGGCGAAGGCCTCCGTCCGCGCCATCGTCGACGCCGAGTTCGTCCACCCCACCTTCGCCGAGGGCCTGCAGACGCTCGTGATGAGCCTCGAGCGGTTCGCGTCCTGA
- a CDS encoding PAS domain-containing sensor histidine kinase, whose product MSSYTLWLLSPNRRARVRQLAAATGASVVAAWIVDAAVDAGFLGGVFVQELFHPSAPELWMRAVVATLLVLLFVRTQDRARLQLLTAALAEAPDGVQVVDVQGRVCYSNAAVQALYGYGPEELRGRHVDLMNADPHFAERIILPALQRAGRWAGELDVRHKDGHVFPVWLATALVPGGLGRPPAAIGIIRDISERKRTEEELRGYAHRLEDANQLKELFADILRHDLLGPVSTVRLALDLLDKEEHAPRSQQLVARARRGCAQLTEMIDSAALYAKVSAAREIALEQLDLGAVLAEVVAQSEPFAEARRGRIAYQGRGAGYLTRAHPLIADVFANLISNAVKYGPDQGTVAVGVEDAGDRWHVSVADRGEGVPDADKPRLFNRFERLGKAGVKGTGLGLAIAKRIVEMHGGGIAVEDNPGGGAVFRVSLPKG is encoded by the coding sequence ATGTCCTCGTACACCCTCTGGTTGCTGTCGCCGAACCGGCGCGCTCGCGTCCGCCAGCTCGCGGCCGCGACCGGGGCGAGCGTGGTCGCGGCCTGGATCGTCGACGCCGCGGTCGACGCCGGCTTCCTCGGGGGCGTCTTCGTGCAGGAGCTGTTCCACCCCAGCGCCCCCGAGCTCTGGATGCGCGCGGTGGTGGCCACGCTCCTCGTCCTGCTCTTCGTCCGGACCCAGGATCGCGCGCGCCTCCAGCTCCTCACCGCGGCGCTCGCCGAGGCGCCCGACGGCGTCCAGGTGGTCGATGTCCAGGGCCGGGTCTGCTACTCCAACGCGGCCGTCCAGGCGCTCTACGGGTACGGGCCCGAGGAGCTGCGCGGCCGGCACGTCGACCTCATGAACGCCGACCCTCACTTCGCCGAGCGCATCATCCTCCCCGCGCTCCAGCGCGCCGGACGCTGGGCGGGCGAGCTCGACGTACGGCACAAGGACGGGCACGTGTTCCCCGTCTGGCTCGCGACCGCGCTGGTGCCGGGGGGCCTCGGGCGGCCGCCGGCCGCCATCGGCATCATCCGCGACATCTCCGAGCGGAAGCGCACCGAGGAGGAGCTGCGGGGCTACGCGCACCGGCTCGAGGACGCCAACCAGCTCAAGGAGCTGTTCGCCGACATCCTCCGCCACGATCTGCTCGGCCCGGTCAGCACGGTGAGGCTGGCCCTCGACCTGCTCGACAAGGAGGAGCACGCGCCGCGGTCGCAGCAGCTCGTGGCCCGGGCCCGCCGCGGCTGCGCCCAGCTCACCGAGATGATCGACAGCGCCGCCCTCTACGCGAAGGTGTCGGCGGCGCGGGAGATCGCGCTCGAGCAGCTCGACCTCGGAGCGGTGCTGGCGGAGGTGGTGGCGCAGAGCGAGCCCTTCGCCGAGGCGCGGCGCGGCCGCATCGCCTACCAGGGGCGCGGCGCGGGCTACCTCACGCGCGCGCACCCCCTGATCGCGGACGTCTTCGCGAACCTCATCTCGAACGCGGTCAAGTACGGCCCGGACCAGGGGACGGTGGCGGTCGGGGTGGAGGACGCGGGCGACCGCTGGCACGTGTCGGTGGCGGATCGCGGCGAGGGCGTCCCCGACGCCGACAAGCCCCGGCTGTTCAACCGGTTCGAGCGGCTCGGGAAGGCGGGCGTGAAGGGCACTGGCCTCGGGCTCGCCATCGCGAAGCGCATCGTCGAGATGCACGGGGGCGGGATCGCCGTCGAGGACAACCCCGGAGGCGGCGCCGTGTTCCGGGTGTCGCTGCCCAAGGGCTGA
- a CDS encoding DoxX family protein — translation MTTSNPATRWSALAPYLLSLLRIVAAFLFIQFGTAKLFALPAAVIPGGGTVPLASLPGIAGALEAFGGALLLVGLFTRPVAFLLSGEMAFAYFIGHAPKGFWPVLNQGHPAILFCFVWLYHSAAGAGPWSLDALRRR, via the coding sequence GTGACGACGTCGAACCCCGCCACCCGTTGGTCCGCGCTCGCGCCCTACCTGCTCAGCCTGCTCCGGATCGTGGCCGCCTTCCTCTTCATCCAGTTCGGGACGGCGAAGCTCTTCGCGCTCCCGGCGGCGGTCATCCCGGGCGGCGGCACCGTGCCGCTCGCGTCGCTGCCGGGGATCGCGGGCGCCCTGGAGGCGTTCGGCGGCGCGCTCCTCCTGGTCGGCCTGTTCACGCGGCCGGTGGCGTTCCTGCTGTCCGGGGAGATGGCCTTCGCCTACTTCATCGGCCACGCGCCGAAGGGCTTCTGGCCGGTCCTCAACCAGGGGCACCCCGCCATCCTGTTCTGCTTCGTCTGGCTCTACCACTCGGCCGCCGGCGCCGGCCCGTGGAGCCTCGACGCGCTGCGGAGGAGGTGA
- a CDS encoding AraC family transcriptional regulator: MARTPPRRSLPAPAATPMAFVRALVRGYERYGEDPGEALRAAQITPAQLASSSARITARQMEVVSEAAMRQLDDEALGWFSRKLPWGSYGMLCRASITAPTLGVALKRWCRHHRLLTDDVLLQLSHAGAEATLSIAERRRFGDLREFCLLTLLRYVHGYACWAVDSRIPLLRVTFPFAAPPHADVYPLLFPGPVAFDAGPASLSFDAQYLALPLQRDEHALQLMLQRALPLTVLPYRRDRLLVRRVRQALRSRADRLRSAADLARELHVSVRSLHRQIREEGSSLQALKDAARRELAVELLDRSGRSVKQVAWAVGFRSEKSFSRAFRQWTGRSPVAHRRRGAAP; the protein is encoded by the coding sequence ATGGCCCGGACGCCCCCCCGCCGCTCCCTCCCCGCCCCGGCCGCCACCCCCATGGCCTTCGTCCGCGCCCTCGTCCGGGGGTACGAGCGCTACGGCGAGGACCCCGGCGAGGCGCTGCGGGCGGCGCAGATCACGCCAGCCCAGCTCGCCAGCTCGAGCGCCCGCATCACCGCCCGGCAGATGGAGGTCGTGTCCGAGGCCGCCATGCGGCAGCTCGACGACGAGGCGCTCGGCTGGTTCTCGCGCAAGCTCCCCTGGGGCAGCTACGGGATGCTCTGCCGCGCGTCGATCACCGCCCCGACGCTCGGGGTCGCGCTCAAGCGCTGGTGCCGCCACCACCGGCTCCTGACCGACGACGTGCTGCTCCAGCTCTCGCACGCGGGGGCGGAGGCCACCCTCTCCATCGCCGAGCGCCGCCGCTTCGGCGACCTGCGCGAGTTCTGCCTCCTCACGCTCCTCAGGTACGTGCACGGGTACGCCTGCTGGGCGGTCGACTCCCGCATCCCGCTCCTGCGGGTCACCTTCCCCTTCGCGGCCCCGCCCCACGCCGACGTCTACCCGCTCCTCTTCCCCGGCCCGGTCGCGTTCGACGCCGGGCCGGCGAGCCTCAGCTTCGACGCGCAGTACCTCGCGCTCCCGCTGCAGCGCGACGAGCACGCGCTCCAGCTCATGCTGCAGCGGGCGCTGCCGCTGACCGTGCTCCCGTACCGGCGCGACCGGCTGCTCGTGCGGCGGGTGCGCCAGGCGCTGCGCAGCCGCGCCGACCGCCTCCGCAGCGCCGCCGACCTGGCGCGGGAGCTCCACGTCTCGGTCCGGAGCCTGCACCGCCAGATCCGCGAGGAGGGCTCGTCGCTCCAGGCCCTGAAGGACGCGGCGCGGCGCGAGCTGGCCGTCGAGCTGCTGGACCGCAGCGGCCGCTCGGTCAAGCAGGTGGCCTGGGCGGTCGGCTTCCGGAGCGAGAAGAGCTTCTCCCGCGCCTTCCGGCAGTGGACGGGGCGCTCGCCGGTCGCGCACCGGCGGCGGGGCGCCGCGCCCTGA
- a CDS encoding isovaleryl-CoA dehydrogenase produces the protein MEPMGLEASSDPRSAAPRHGAKGDPAPPRGGDAVVAALRYPGLDHGLGETADLLRETVRQFAAEELAPRAADIDRENHFPMDLWRKMGALGLLGVTVDPRYGGAGMSYLEHVLAVEELSRASAAVGLAYGAHSNLCVNQIHRNASEAQKQRYLPKLVSGEHVGALAMSEPGAGSDVVGMKLRAEKRGDRYVLNGSKMWITNGPHADVTVVYAKTDPAAGPRGITAFLVEKGFPGFSTAQKLDKLGMRGSDTCELLFEDCEVPEENVMGGVGRGVNVLMSGLDYERLVLAGGPLGIMQACLDVVIPYVHERKQFGQAIGEFQLMQGKLADMYTTLSACRAYVYAVARQCSAGKTARKDAAGAILYASERATRMALDAIQCLGGNGYINDFPTGRLLRDAKLYEIGAGTSEIRRMLIGRELFNETA, from the coding sequence ATGGAGCCGATGGGCCTCGAGGCGAGCAGCGATCCCCGCAGCGCGGCGCCGCGTCACGGCGCGAAGGGCGATCCCGCGCCGCCGCGCGGCGGCGACGCCGTGGTGGCCGCGCTGCGCTACCCCGGCCTCGACCACGGCCTGGGCGAGACGGCCGACCTGCTCCGCGAGACGGTGCGGCAGTTCGCGGCCGAGGAGCTCGCGCCGCGCGCGGCGGACATCGACCGGGAGAACCACTTCCCGATGGACCTCTGGCGCAAGATGGGGGCGCTCGGCCTCCTCGGCGTGACCGTCGACCCGCGGTACGGCGGCGCCGGCATGAGCTACCTCGAGCACGTGCTGGCGGTGGAGGAGCTCAGCCGCGCCTCGGCCGCGGTGGGGCTCGCCTACGGCGCGCACTCGAACCTGTGCGTGAACCAGATCCACCGCAACGCGAGCGAGGCGCAGAAGCAGCGTTACCTGCCGAAGCTCGTCTCCGGCGAGCACGTGGGCGCGCTCGCCATGAGCGAGCCGGGCGCGGGCTCCGACGTGGTGGGCATGAAGCTCCGGGCCGAGAAGCGGGGCGACCGCTACGTGCTCAACGGCAGCAAGATGTGGATCACGAACGGGCCGCACGCGGACGTGACCGTGGTCTACGCGAAGACCGATCCCGCCGCCGGCCCGCGCGGCATCACCGCCTTCCTGGTGGAGAAGGGCTTCCCGGGCTTCTCGACCGCGCAGAAGCTCGACAAGCTCGGCATGCGCGGGTCGGACACCTGCGAGCTCCTCTTCGAGGACTGCGAGGTCCCGGAGGAGAACGTCATGGGCGGGGTCGGGCGCGGCGTGAACGTGCTCATGAGCGGCCTCGACTACGAGCGGCTCGTGCTCGCCGGCGGCCCGCTCGGCATCATGCAGGCGTGCCTCGACGTGGTGATCCCGTACGTCCACGAGCGCAAGCAGTTCGGCCAGGCCATCGGCGAGTTCCAGCTCATGCAGGGGAAGCTGGCCGACATGTACACGACGCTCAGCGCCTGCCGCGCCTACGTGTACGCGGTGGCGCGGCAGTGCAGCGCCGGCAAGACCGCCCGCAAGGACGCGGCCGGCGCCATCCTCTACGCCTCCGAGCGCGCCACCCGCATGGCGCTCGACGCCATCCAGTGCCTGGGCGGCAACGGCTACATCAACGACTTCCCCACCGGCCGGCTCCTGCGCGACGCGAAGCTGTACGAGATCGGCGCCGGGACGAGCGAGATCCGGCGCATGCTCATCGGCCGCGAGCTCTTCAACGAGACCGCCTGA
- a CDS encoding carboxyl transferase domain-containing protein translates to MSALESKVNPQSADFRRNAEAMRALVADLRAKVAAVEQGGGPRACAKHTERGKLLPRDRIRLLLDVGAPFLELSQLAAHGMYGGEVPAAGLLTGIGRVSGRECVIVANDATVKGGSYYPLTVKKHLRAQEIARENRLPCVYLVDSGGANLPQQDEVFPDRDHFGRIFFNQANLSAAGIPQIAVVMGSCTAGGAYVPAMSDESVIVRKQGTIFLGGPPLVKAATGEVVTAEDLGGADVHSRTSGVTDHYATDDAHALRITRRIVADLNAVKRPQLALERPVEPRHDPAELHGVIPTDTRKPYDVREVIARIADGSELDEFKRLYGTTLVCGFARVWGYPVGIVANNGILFSESALKGAHFIELCAQRGIPLVFLQNITGFMVGSKYEAGGIAKDGAKMVTAVACARVPKFTFIIGGSFGAGNYGMCGRAYSPRFLWMWPNARISVMGGEQAASVLSQVKRDAMEARGEAWSQEEEEAFRAPLREQYETQGHPYYATARLWDDGIIDPAETRTVLALGLSAALNAPIEPTAFGVFRM, encoded by the coding sequence ATGAGCGCGCTCGAGAGCAAGGTCAACCCGCAGTCGGCGGACTTCCGCCGCAACGCCGAGGCGATGCGCGCCCTGGTGGCCGACCTGCGCGCGAAGGTGGCCGCCGTCGAGCAGGGCGGAGGCCCGCGCGCCTGCGCCAAGCACACCGAGCGCGGGAAGCTCCTGCCCCGCGACCGCATCCGCCTGCTCCTCGACGTGGGGGCGCCATTCCTCGAGCTCTCGCAGCTGGCGGCGCACGGCATGTACGGCGGCGAGGTCCCGGCGGCGGGCCTCCTCACCGGCATCGGGCGCGTGAGCGGCCGCGAGTGCGTGATCGTGGCGAACGACGCCACCGTGAAGGGCGGCTCCTACTACCCGCTCACGGTGAAGAAGCACCTGCGGGCGCAGGAGATCGCCCGCGAGAACCGGCTGCCCTGCGTCTACCTCGTCGACTCCGGCGGCGCGAACCTGCCGCAGCAGGACGAGGTCTTCCCGGACCGCGACCACTTCGGGCGCATCTTCTTCAACCAGGCCAACCTCTCCGCGGCGGGCATCCCGCAGATCGCGGTGGTCATGGGCTCCTGCACCGCCGGCGGCGCCTACGTCCCCGCCATGTCGGACGAGAGCGTCATCGTCCGCAAGCAGGGGACGATCTTCCTCGGGGGCCCGCCGCTCGTGAAGGCCGCCACCGGCGAGGTGGTCACCGCCGAGGACCTGGGCGGCGCCGACGTCCACAGCCGCACCTCCGGCGTCACCGACCACTACGCCACCGACGACGCCCACGCGCTCCGCATCACCCGGCGCATCGTCGCCGACCTGAACGCCGTGAAGCGCCCGCAGCTCGCGCTGGAGCGCCCGGTCGAGCCGCGCCACGATCCGGCCGAGCTCCACGGCGTCATCCCCACCGACACCCGCAAGCCCTACGACGTCCGCGAGGTGATCGCGCGCATCGCCGACGGCTCCGAGCTCGACGAGTTCAAGCGGCTCTACGGCACGACGCTCGTCTGCGGCTTCGCGCGGGTGTGGGGCTATCCGGTGGGGATCGTCGCGAACAACGGGATCCTCTTCTCCGAGTCGGCGCTGAAGGGCGCGCACTTCATCGAGCTGTGCGCGCAGCGCGGCATCCCGCTCGTGTTCCTCCAGAACATCACCGGGTTCATGGTGGGGTCGAAGTACGAGGCGGGGGGCATCGCCAAGGACGGCGCCAAGATGGTGACCGCGGTCGCCTGCGCCCGCGTCCCCAAGTTCACCTTCATCATCGGCGGGAGCTTCGGCGCCGGGAACTACGGGATGTGCGGCCGCGCCTACTCGCCGCGCTTCCTGTGGATGTGGCCGAACGCCCGCATCTCGGTGATGGGCGGCGAGCAGGCCGCGAGCGTGCTCTCCCAGGTGAAGCGGGACGCGATGGAGGCGCGTGGCGAGGCGTGGTCGCAGGAGGAGGAGGAGGCGTTCCGGGCGCCGCTCCGCGAGCAGTACGAGACGCAGGGTCACCCGTACTACGCGACCGCGCGCCTGTGGGACGACGGGATCATCGACCCCGCCGAGACGCGGACGGTGCTCGCGCTGGGGCTGTCGGCGGCGCTCAACGCGCCCATCGAGCCGACGGCGTTCGGCGTCTTCCGGATGTGA